A single genomic interval of Helianthus annuus cultivar XRQ/B chromosome 13, HanXRQr2.0-SUNRISE, whole genome shotgun sequence harbors:
- the LOC118485707 gene encoding extensin-like, with the protein MKKQTCTLPPTKSSGDPLAPPPPSTPPAPVIMPPRFLRGRGKGPVSGHDHEAGPSHRRTPSITMSTSPQEPWRLYVEPGRRSVSLSSSPSYQHSFGPHSENEPNNQPPAFIPLQRSNSHHSFGDPTPVFQSRFNPANLLPEPVGFNPLGPEDHFSGENDMDEDTDPVEPASGTPNHPIEISDGSSFHGSPYRGPDSFMEKFNQYDCHYPPLQEEEDPYNGGPSSPIPDVNSVPVVPPLGFDNLIPAYAGSAAYNPFEQPTHTHYNYNYGYAEVDPYQVARDYNALHPEGPYGGPWTTGYPTYGYHQPPPPPVYQPPQPQIQQEVLERLNQVEQEVREDRRERQGFFKGLSDLLKGKSKRRGH; encoded by the exons ATGAAGAAACAAACCTGCACCCTACCACCAACTAAAAGCTCCGGCGACCCATtagcaccgccaccaccatcgaCTCCACCTGCACCT GTCATCATGCCACCCAGATTTCTTCGCGGTAGAGGCAAAGGACCCGTGTCAGGacatgatcacgaggccgggccgTCGCATCGACGTACTCCTTCCATCACCATGAGCACCAGCCCGCaagagccatggaggctctatgTCGAACCCGGAAGGCGGTCAGTATCCCTTAGCTCCTCTCCTTCGTACCAACACTCATTTGGGCCCCATTCAgaaaacgagcccaacaaccAGCCGCCAGCTTTCATACCTTtacagagatccaactctcatcATTCTTTTGGCGACCCAACACCCGTTTTCCAAAGCCGATTTAACCCGGCTAACCTTCTgccagaacccgtgggttttaacccacttggaccggaagaccacttttCAGGGGAAAACGacatggatgaggatactgaCCCCGTGGAGCCTGCATCAGGAACGCCGAATCATCCCATTgagatctcagatgggtcatCATTCCATGGATCGCCATACCGCGGACCGGACAGTTTTATGGAGAAATTCAATCAGTatgattg ccactatccgccacttcaggaggaagaggaCCCATATAATGGTGGTCCGTCAAGCCCTATACCAGATGTTAACTCAGTACCTGTGGTACCACCTTTGGGTTTCGATAACCTGATTCCTGCGTATGCTGGGTCAGCGGCATACAACCCATTCGAGCAGCCAACGCAcacccactacaactacaactacggTTATGCGGAGGTAGATCCGTACCAAGTAGCTCGGGATTACAATGCCCTTCATCCTGAAGGACCATATGGAGGGCCATGGACTACTGGttacccgacttatgggtaccaTCAGCCACCTCCTCCACCGGTGTATCAGCCGCCACAGCCACAGATTCAGCAGGAAGTCCTTGAGAGGCTAAACCAAGTTGAACAAGAAGTTCGTGAAGACCGCAGAGAGCGGCAAGGTTTCTTCAAAGGACTGTCAGACTTGCTTAAGGGGAAGTCGAAGAGGAGGGGTCATTGA